The sequence CTTCTCCCCTAGGGTGGTATCTGGAGGACAGATAACGCGGAAGCAGTCGATTCtcatacatctgcttcagcttcgtgGTGGTGCATTTGCACTTTGGGAAATCGGCCTCCTTTCTGGTGTGCGACGCCATGGGAATGCAGTGGTGGTTCATTGAAAGACTCTGGTGGGGATTGGAGGCGATGGTCTCTAGTGCAAGGGCTCGGAAGGTAGAGAGATTTCTGGGACCTTCTGTCCTTCCATTCATAGGATCGACTCGGTTCCACTGCCTCGGCTCCCGAGGATCCATCTGGGGAACCGAAATTCCCTCAAAATCCAGCATCCattaaggtttctctctcccatgattcTCTCCCTTGCGCACGCTTCCCTATtatctctctcccactatccTTTTTCTATGGATGCTTAATCTCTCCTCGGGGTGCGGTTTTCTGAACCCATCGCTAAAATAGGCTGCGTCGCCGACCACTCCTTAAGCATGGCTTGAGTTCGTCCAAGGCTCGAATGGCACGACCAGACCTAGCCACGTCCATATAAGGATCGGTTTAGGCCACCATACCCGcgggggagcttgggggctactgtcagtgtaAGGTATATGGGGGTCCAGTGCTAGGACCAACGTCAACAACCGGTTTTTGTGGGActagttctttttctctaaacAGGGTCTGCCGCGTGACCACTCGGCATCGCGCGACCACACTCCCGACCCCCGTTGGATTTTCCGCGACCAGTCCCTACTGGTTGCGGGGCAGGTACTCGTCTAAACCAAACcactctcatttaatgctaatgCCCATGTAGTTTTCCTTTCCTAGGCGTACCCCACCAGCCGAGGAAGTGCATATAGAAGATAATTTAAACACAAGAAAATTCATACATCAACAAGGAATGCTTGGAAGTGCATATGGAAGAAAATTTAAACACAAGATAAAATTTCGACTAAGAAGGTACCGGATCTGTTTCATTAATTTATGCTAAGAAAGATCAGTTACTAAAAAAGAAGGTCTGAATTACACAAAACCCTAGTATGCATTTCATAAGGCTACTAAatccaaattgctaaatttggATTAGCATGCATTGCCATTTCCACCTTGCGTCGTATCGAGTAGCTCCCCGACGCCTGTGAGCATGACCTCAATCTCCATTGTGATCTTGCCACCACCTCTAGATCCAATCCAATCATGGCTCTTGATGCCACTTGTTAAAAATAAGTTGTGCAGAAGCAATGGATCTAACGAGATGATGCATGTGAGATCAAAGATGACACCGAACGCACAATGTTTGTTTATGAGGTTTAGTCAAAGCCTATATCTCAGGGCAATGATTACAAACGTTTCTTTCCATAGTTGCAACATTGGCCATTTGGGGTCCCTGTAGAACCACAAGCAACTCCTCGTGAGTGTGTCGCTATGTTGTTATCGTTACAACAACGACTCTCCTCTCATACTCCCTCCAGTAATGAATACTTGATATTTTGGACAAAATTCGATCAAAcctttaaaactttgactatcaataatttttaatatacttAGTGTAGAAACATAAatatcatatgtgtagatttatcttgaaaaatactttaaattaattgaattttatAAATGCATTCTAGTAGAAAACAGAGGTCAAAGGTCTATATTGGAGATCATATCATGTGCAAAATGTCAAGTGTTTTTTAATAGAGAGAGTATTTATGAGGAGGCTAGGTTAGACGAGTGTGACACAGACTCTACCCTATCGCTAATATAAACCAACTAATACACAATATTCGATGCAAATACAACAGTTGGGCATGTTGATGTGGGTAGAGAGTGCTCAGATCAAAATTCCATGCTGTCGGACGCACAGTTCCTAGCAAGTTGTGGTAGTAGAGGTGCAGGATTTCTGACTGCTCGTCATGGTTGGTGTAAAGACCTGAGCTATCATGAAGAGTGGATACAGTTTTTGCGTAGGCGTTGTAAAGCAGCGACATGAAAGAACTTAGTATTCTCATCGCCTTCGATTGCTATTTTGATTTTACTTGGTTGCTTCCAAAGAGCGCGCCGTTGTCGGATGGTGCGTTGAAGAACATCTTCTCATTCTTGATTCAATACCTGGTTCGTTTGGTTCAAAATCTAGTTTGCTTGCGATCCGGCAGAGCAAACATGCTCCACGTGACCACAAAAAACGAAACTGCTGATCCGTCACAGAGAATCCCACGCGGCCTGGGACCCAGCGGCTAGTGATAGTCATCCTAACACGTGGCGCTACCCTCTCCTCTTTCCGTAgcaattactttttttttttttatcatcttaCCGAACGGCTCGGGCCAAAATGTCATACCGGAGGTTCTAGCTTAAATACCACCCGCGCACTGGTCATTGCAAGTTCAGCGCGATGAACAGTACATACGAGttaaaaaaggcaaaaaaatattgattttttatgtgCTTATAATTCATAGGCAACTTATTTGAACTAGATTAATCTAAAATTCTtatatagaattcaaactaaaattctcaaaatatgttattttttaacttctaataatttttaagactaaaaaaaattctaaaaaactaaCTCCCACTTAAGGTGAGAGttagttttagaaattagtactcgtatttgaagaatattagtaaagtttttattttttgaaatttttttagtcttaaaATTACTGGAAGTTGCAAAAGTAatattttagagaattttaatttaaattttacataagaTTTTTAGATGAACCTAGtttattatgaattatagaggaGTAAAAAAATTGACAcatgttttggtttttttagctttgagtactgttcatcaggaTGAACATGGAATGACGCGGTATTCGAGAGAAAACCTTCGGTGCGATGGCATTTTGGCATGCGCCGTATGGTGAAGAAGTAACTGCCCCCTCTTTCCAGTCGCGTCGGTTCCGCTCGGCTCGGCCCGGCTCGAGCATTTTCCTCCTGGCACTGACAAGTGTCCCGCCTCGCAGCTCCCATGCCTCCGGCGGCGCCGCTCCTCCTGCTTCCCTCCACCGCGCCGCCCAGCCCCGTCCTccggtggaggcggaggcggagtcTCGCGCAGGTGCGGGCGTCGTGGCAGGAGCTGGCGGGCGTCTTGGTGTTCTCCGCCATCCCCTTCACGGCCGTCAAGGCCCTGGCAAACAGCCCGCTCGgcgcccgcctccgccgccgcctcgagGATAGGAAGGCCGATGCCGCCGCCGAGGCCGACGCCCTCCGTGCCGCCGCGCGTGACGCCCGCAACAACAGGTAGCGGTAATCCGCCCCTACCTCCTCATCAAAGAACCTTCACTCCACCTGAGCTAGCTGACGCCGCAAAAATTGCTGGAAAATTTTGCAGCTTTTGGTACGGGGGAGATCGGCCGCGGTGGTTGGGCCCCGTACCGTATGAGTACCCTGAGCACCTGACTGGAGAGTACCCGGGCGATTACGGGTTTGATATAGCAGGTCTGGGCAGGGATCCCGCTGCTTTCGCAAACTACTTTAAGTATGTCACCGTTGTTCTTCCTTTGATCAATTCATTGTACCTTCTTTCCCTTAAGATTAGTAACAGTAGAACAATGGTTAGTACCTCGCAAATTGTTTGTCTGCTCCAGGTAGGGCTAGTGTGCTACTCATTGCTGGATGCTTAtaacaattatatttttttattctctctgCTTTATTTACTCTTTAGTTAGTAAACTAGCTTGTAACATTGTTGGTATTTGTGCATTGTTATAGTGGGCTGTCTACAAGCCGTTTTGCTGATTGCTGGTTCACCAATGATGGCTGGTCCTTGTTGATTTGAGTGATGACAAGATGCTATTCGATAAAATCAAAGTGAATAGCTCCTTACATTGGAAGAACTTATGGCATCTTTTTATCATCCCTATGTTGTTATTGTGTAATTTACCGGGCAATATATTGTTTTTCTTGTCCCTATCGCAGAAGGATAATAGTCTACTGCTTTTTAGCAGCTTCTAAAAACCAagtatttttttctgaaatcaTGATCTGAACTGTTGTCATTGTAGCTCTGTTAatgccttttattttctctgcaCAATTTACACTTTCCTTGTTTTGACCAGCAAGATTACTTTGCAGCTTTGAGATCTTGCATTGTCGGTGGGCCATGCTTGCTGCCCTCGGTGTTGTTGTACCTGAGCTGTTAGATCTATTTGGGTTAGTGCATTTTGTTGAGCCTGTATGGTGGAAAGTTGGTTACGCAAAACTTCAGGTGAAAGATTGGTGTTCATTTCTCCAATTTTGAATTTGTTTAGCACAATTGATAATTCCTAGAATGGAATTGTACACACCTGCAGTCCTGTAATTTTTGAAAACTAATTCTTGCATATTGCAATCATATGCGTATGATAGATCCATTCCATTTGCTTCTAAATTGACTAGGGGCAAATAGATGTTCAGCTTCTGAAAGCTAGTTCACAGCTAACTCTGATGCAGCACCTGCGTTTCTGCAAAATTCCATAGCTGGAAGAGAACCTGTTGTTGTGCTCTATTCAATGCACAGTATCACTTCCTTGCAAAATTAGAAATTCCCAAATGCTGGCAGATAAGCTTTTCTTGTTTGCTCTGGAGATATAATAGATGGAATGATAACTTATTGCGAATAGACATGCATGATCTACTGCAAACACGGGATTTTAATTCTAATTGATACATTATCTGTTCTCTGTTGTTTTACAGTGGAATCTAGTGACACTTTCATGAAAATGGAACTTAGAACTCTTCAAAAGAAAGTGAAAAGATAAAATTACCATATCTACAATGTACAAGAAATGACAAATACCTAGCAAAATAGTTAAAACATCATTTCactaaatatatatcatttttcttATCTCGCAAATGCTATTAAGTTGAACTTCAAATTCTCCAAAGATGTAGAACATGCGCTCCACTACATCTGAAAATGTTTtgagatttctttttgaaaatataTCCTGGTTGGATACTTATAGAATATTCACAAGATCTACATTTTCATCCTATATCTTCCCTTTAACTACTGAGTCAATTTTACAGGGCGATACTCTTGATTACCTTGGGATTCCTGGATTCCGAATTGCTGGTGGTCAAGGTGTCATCGTAATCGCTATCTGTCAAGCCCTTTTGATGGTAATATTGTCTTTTCTGGTTTCTCATTTTTTCCGTTATGTACATTTAGATTGGTATATGTGTCCAGCAGTTTGTGTGTTGCTGTCTTCACTCTTCAGTGATATctttgttttgtatttttgcGTCCTGCACTTAACGGTGCAGAGGCCGGGATGTTTttgttccattatctaaaaacaaGAGGTAAATGTGTACAGATGTTTCGGTGATTTCTTTGTATGTGTGTAAACACTTTGGAAATGTAGACAGCCACTACTTGAAAATTCCTTGACCTTGTAGGAATATTCATCATTCCCTTGTTGGTTCTTGTTTCAAATGGCTAAGTAACACACTGAATACCATTGCCATCGCATGACTTGTCAGGTTGGACCAGAATATGCGAGGTATTGCGGGATCGAGGCACTAGAACCTTTGGGAATATATCTTCCTGGGGACATAAACTACCCAGGAGGAGTGCTTTTCGATCCCTTGGGTTTGTCCAAAGATCCCATGGCATTCGAAGAGCTCAAGGTGAAGGAGATC is a genomic window of Phragmites australis chromosome 17, lpPhrAust1.1, whole genome shotgun sequence containing:
- the LOC133897766 gene encoding chlorophyll a-b binding protein 7, chloroplastic translates to MPPAAPLLLLPSTAPPSPVLRWRRRRSLAQVRASWQELAGVLVFSAIPFTAVKALANSPLGARLRRRLEDRKADAAAEADALRAAARDARNNSFWYGGDRPRWLGPVPYEYPEHLTGEYPGDYGFDIAGLGRDPAAFANYFNFEILHCRWAMLAALGVVVPELLDLFGLVHFVEPVWWKVGYAKLQGDTLDYLGIPGFRIAGGQGVIVIAICQALLMVGPEYARYCGIEALEPLGIYLPGDINYPGGVLFDPLGLSKDPMAFEELKVKEIKNGRLAMVAWLGFYIQAAVTGKGPVQNLVEHLSDPLHNNILSSFL